A genomic region of Pseudomonas migulae contains the following coding sequences:
- the htpX gene encoding protease HtpX: protein MMRILLFLATNLAVVLIASITLSLFGFNGFMAANGVDLNLNQLLIFCAVFGFAGSLFSLFISKWMAKMSTSTQIITQPRTRHEQWLLQTVEQLSREAGIKMPEVGIFPAYEANAFATGWNKNDALVAVSQGLLERFSPDEVKAVLAHEIGHVANGDMVTLALIQGVVNTFVMFFARIIGNFVDKVIFKNEEGQGIAYYVATIFAELVLGILASSIVMWFSRKREFRADEAGARLAGTNAMIGALQRLRAEQGLPVHMPDTLNAFGINGGIKQGFARMFMSHPPLEERIDALRRRG, encoded by the coding sequence ATGATGCGCATCCTGCTGTTTTTGGCCACTAACCTGGCGGTCGTGCTGATTGCCAGCATCACCCTGAGCCTTTTCGGCTTCAACGGGTTCATGGCGGCCAATGGGGTTGATCTCAACCTCAATCAGCTGCTGATTTTCTGTGCGGTCTTTGGTTTCGCCGGTTCCTTGTTCTCGCTGTTCATCTCCAAGTGGATGGCGAAAATGAGCACCAGCACCCAGATCATTACCCAGCCGCGCACACGTCATGAGCAATGGCTGCTGCAAACGGTCGAGCAACTGTCCCGCGAAGCCGGGATCAAGATGCCGGAAGTCGGGATTTTTCCGGCCTACGAGGCGAACGCCTTCGCCACCGGCTGGAACAAGAACGACGCACTGGTCGCGGTCAGCCAGGGCCTGCTCGAACGATTCTCGCCGGATGAGGTGAAAGCCGTTCTGGCCCACGAAATCGGCCACGTGGCCAACGGTGACATGGTCACCCTCGCACTGATCCAGGGCGTGGTGAACACCTTCGTCATGTTCTTTGCACGGATCATCGGCAACTTTGTCGACAAGGTGATCTTCAAGAACGAAGAGGGCCAGGGCATCGCCTACTACGTGGCAACCATCTTCGCCGAACTGGTCCTGGGCATTCTGGCCAGCTCCATCGTCATGTGGTTCTCGCGTAAACGCGAATTCCGTGCGGATGAAGCCGGTGCACGCCTTGCGGGCACCAACGCGATGATCGGCGCCCTGCAACGCCTGCGTGCAGAACAAGGCCTGCCGGTGCACATGCCGGACACCTTGAACGCTTTCGGTATCAATGGTGGCATCAAACAAGGGTTCGCCCGCATGTTCATGAGCCACCCGCCGCTGGAAGAGCGCATCGACGCATTGCGTCGTCGGGGCTGA
- a CDS encoding thiopurine S-methyltransferase, whose product MQPEFWHKRWTSNQIGFHLPEVNPYLQRYWPQLGLEDGARVLVPLCGKSLDLLWLAKCGHEVLGVELSEKAVEDFFHEHQFDPDVSDQGPFTVYRAGSIEIWCGDFFALTAGDVADCSALYDRAALIALPPKMREQYAAHLNRILPKDSLGLLITLDYDQTQKDGPPFAVLDDEVQRLFSAVWSLKILEDQDVLGESWKFIESGVTRLEERVYRVSAR is encoded by the coding sequence ATGCAGCCGGAGTTTTGGCACAAGCGGTGGACGTCGAATCAGATCGGCTTTCATCTGCCGGAAGTGAATCCATATCTTCAACGTTACTGGCCTCAGTTGGGCCTGGAGGACGGGGCGCGCGTACTGGTGCCGTTATGTGGGAAAAGCCTGGATTTGCTATGGCTGGCGAAATGCGGTCACGAAGTGTTGGGTGTCGAGTTGTCGGAAAAAGCAGTCGAAGACTTTTTCCACGAGCACCAATTTGACCCGGACGTCAGCGATCAAGGGCCTTTTACGGTGTATCGGGCGGGTTCGATCGAAATCTGGTGTGGTGATTTCTTCGCCTTGACCGCCGGCGATGTTGCCGATTGCAGCGCACTGTACGACCGCGCTGCGTTGATTGCCTTGCCACCGAAGATGCGAGAGCAGTACGCGGCTCATCTGAACCGGATTCTGCCGAAAGACTCTTTGGGGCTTTTGATTACGCTGGATTACGACCAGACGCAAAAGGACGGACCGCCGTTTGCTGTGCTTGATGATGAAGTGCAACGGTTGTTCAGCGCGGTGTGGTCGCTGAAGATTCTGGAAGACCAGGATGTTCTGGGCGAGAGCTGGAAGTTCATCGAGAGCGGAGTTACGCGGCTTGAGGAGCGGGTTTATCGGGTTTCTGCTCGGTAA
- a CDS encoding DODA-type extradiol aromatic ring-opening family dioxygenase produces the protein MLPSLYISHGSPMLALEPGASGPALARLAAELPKPRAIVIVSAHWESNELLVSGNPQPETWHDFGGFPKALFEVQYPAPGDPQLAAEVVELLKRSDLPARIDTKRPFDHGVWVPLSLMYPQADIPVVQVSLPTRGGPALQTRVGHALGSLREQGVLLIGSGSITHNLRELDWHAGPESVEPWAREFRDWMIEKLDANDEAALHDYRQQAPNAVRNHPSDEHLLPLYFARSAGGTFSVSHQGFTMGALGMDIYRFG, from the coding sequence ATGTTGCCCAGCCTGTATATATCCCATGGTTCACCCATGCTGGCCCTGGAGCCCGGCGCCAGCGGGCCGGCTCTCGCGCGGCTGGCTGCCGAATTGCCGAAACCCCGAGCCATCGTGATTGTTTCCGCCCACTGGGAAAGCAATGAACTGCTGGTCAGCGGCAATCCGCAACCTGAAACCTGGCATGACTTCGGTGGCTTTCCCAAGGCATTGTTCGAGGTGCAATACCCGGCACCTGGCGATCCGCAACTGGCGGCGGAGGTTGTCGAGTTGCTGAAGCGCAGTGACTTGCCCGCACGTATCGACACCAAACGGCCCTTCGACCATGGCGTATGGGTGCCTTTGTCGTTGATGTATCCGCAGGCTGATATCCCGGTGGTGCAGGTTTCGCTGCCGACTCGCGGCGGCCCTGCCCTGCAGACCCGCGTCGGGCACGCACTGGGTAGCCTGCGCGAACAGGGCGTTCTGTTGATCGGCTCCGGCAGCATCACCCATAACCTGCGCGAACTGGACTGGCATGCCGGCCCGGAAAGCGTCGAACCGTGGGCCAGGGAATTCCGCGACTGGATGATCGAGAAACTCGACGCCAACGACGAAGCCGCGTTGCACGACTATCGCCAACAAGCACCGAACGCTGTGCGTAACCATCCAAGCGATGAACATTTGCTGCCGTTGTACTTTGCCCGCAGTGCCGGGGGTACATTCAGCGTGAGCCACCAGGGATTCACCATGGGTGCCCTGGGTATGGACATTTACCGCTTCGGATAA
- a CDS encoding UTRA domain-containing protein, translating into MRVETTKAVTAIGQVLQEQLDHGLLAPGSKLPAERKLSELFGTTRITVREALLQLEAQGQIYREERRGWFVSPPRLAYNLMQRSHFHAMVSAQGRVPSTEVISARLQPASAAVCAWLQLPALSSVIQVCRARRIDERLVLYVEHYLNPQYFPGILEFDLNQSITELYARHYDLHYGRVRFEIVPTALSVDAAAALKVSVGSPGLRIARVNYDQHERLIDCDLEFWRHDAIHVGVDVV; encoded by the coding sequence ATGCGCGTTGAGACAACCAAAGCGGTGACAGCCATCGGGCAGGTGCTTCAGGAGCAGCTCGATCACGGGCTGCTGGCGCCCGGCAGCAAGTTGCCGGCGGAGCGCAAGCTCAGTGAGTTGTTCGGCACCACACGCATAACCGTGCGCGAAGCGTTGTTGCAGCTGGAGGCTCAAGGGCAGATTTATCGCGAGGAGCGCCGGGGCTGGTTCGTGTCGCCGCCGCGCCTGGCTTATAACCTGATGCAGCGCAGCCACTTTCACGCGATGGTCAGCGCGCAGGGGCGGGTGCCGTCCACCGAAGTGATTTCGGCGCGGCTGCAACCGGCGTCGGCAGCGGTCTGTGCCTGGCTGCAGTTGCCGGCGTTGTCGAGCGTGATTCAGGTCTGCCGCGCACGGCGCATTGATGAGCGGCTGGTGCTGTACGTGGAGCACTACCTCAATCCGCAGTATTTTCCGGGGATCCTGGAGTTTGATTTGAATCAGTCGATTACCGAGCTGTACGCGCGGCATTACGACTTGCATTACGGGCGGGTGCGCTTCGAGATCGTGCCGACGGCTTTGTCGGTGGATGCCGCTGCGGCGTTGAAGGTGTCGGTCGGAAGCCCGGGATTGCGCATCGCCCGGGTCAATTACGACCAGCATGAGCGGCTGATCGATTGTGACCTGGAGTTCTGGCGGCACGATGCGATTCATGTCGGCGTTGATGTGGTCTGA
- a CDS encoding ABC transporter substrate-binding protein: protein MKQLFLASLLGSTIALCTAAMAADTDLKTLEAAAKAEGEVNSVGMPDNWANWKGTWDDLAKNYGLKHIDTDMSSAQEIAKFAAEKDNASADIGDVGAAFGPIAVKQGVVQPYKPSTWAQIPDWAKDKEGNWALAYTGTIAFIVNKKLLHGSDTPTKWADLKTGKYKVSIGDVSTAAQAANGVLAAALANGGDEKNLQPALLLFADIAKQGRLSMSNPTIATMEKGEIEVGVVWDFNGLSYKAKMANPDDYTVLIPSDGSVISGYTTIINKYAKHPNAAKLAREYIFSDAGQINLARGNARPIRAEHLTLPADVQAQLLPNEQYKDVTPIKDADAWEKTSKALPQKWNEEVIVEMK, encoded by the coding sequence ATGAAACAGCTTTTCCTGGCATCACTGTTAGGCTCGACCATTGCCCTGTGCACCGCCGCCATGGCGGCTGATACCGATCTGAAAACCCTGGAAGCCGCGGCGAAAGCGGAAGGAGAGGTCAACAGTGTCGGCATGCCCGATAACTGGGCCAACTGGAAAGGTACCTGGGATGACCTGGCCAAGAACTACGGCCTGAAACACATCGACACCGACATGAGCTCGGCCCAGGAAATCGCCAAGTTCGCCGCTGAAAAAGACAACGCCAGCGCCGACATCGGCGACGTCGGTGCAGCATTCGGCCCGATTGCGGTCAAGCAAGGCGTGGTCCAACCGTACAAGCCAAGCACCTGGGCTCAGATTCCTGATTGGGCGAAGGACAAAGAAGGCAACTGGGCACTGGCCTACACCGGCACCATCGCATTCATCGTTAACAAAAAGCTGCTGCACGGGTCGGATACCCCGACTAAATGGGCCGATCTCAAAACCGGCAAATACAAGGTCTCCATCGGCGACGTGAGCACTGCGGCCCAGGCTGCCAACGGAGTTCTGGCTGCTGCTCTGGCTAACGGCGGCGACGAGAAAAACCTCCAGCCCGCGCTGTTGCTGTTCGCCGACATTGCCAAGCAAGGTCGTCTGTCCATGTCCAACCCGACCATCGCCACGATGGAAAAGGGCGAAATCGAAGTCGGTGTGGTCTGGGACTTCAACGGCCTGAGCTACAAGGCGAAGATGGCGAATCCGGATGACTACACCGTACTGATTCCATCCGACGGCTCGGTGATTTCCGGTTACACCACCATCATCAACAAATACGCCAAGCACCCGAACGCCGCCAAACTGGCCCGCGAATACATCTTCAGCGACGCCGGCCAGATCAACCTGGCACGCGGCAACGCTCGTCCGATCCGTGCCGAACACCTGACATTGCCAGCCGATGTTCAGGCTCAGTTGCTGCCTAACGAGCAGTACAAAGACGTGACCCCGATCAAGGACGCAGATGCGTGGGAGAAGACCTCCAAGGCCCTGCCGCAGAAGTGGAACGAAGAAGTCATCGTCGAGATGAAGTAA
- a CDS encoding alkaline phosphatase family protein translates to MKHNVILVVLDGLNYEVARHAMGHLQAYVGAGRAALYKLECELPALSRPLYECILTGVTPIDSGIVHNNVSRLSNQRSIYHYATDAGLKTAAAAYHWVSELYNRSPFVDARDRHTDDLSLPIQHGHFYWSDHYPDSHLFADAENLRLRHEPNFLLVHPMNIDDAGHKHGLDTPQYRNSARFADIFLADYLQGWLDAGYQVLVTADHGMNNDRSHNGLLPEEREVPLFVLGDAFSFNAGATPKQTEICGTVCELLGVAHDKPVCRELLK, encoded by the coding sequence ATGAAGCACAACGTCATCCTTGTCGTGCTCGACGGCCTCAATTACGAGGTTGCGCGCCACGCCATGGGGCACCTGCAGGCTTACGTTGGCGCAGGACGCGCGGCGCTCTACAAGCTGGAGTGCGAACTGCCTGCCCTGTCCCGTCCCCTGTATGAATGCATCCTGACCGGCGTCACGCCGATCGACAGTGGCATCGTCCACAACAACGTCTCGCGCCTGTCCAATCAGCGCAGCATCTATCACTACGCCACCGATGCCGGCCTTAAAACTGCCGCCGCGGCCTATCACTGGGTCAGTGAGCTGTACAACCGTTCGCCGTTCGTCGACGCCCGGGATCGTCACACCGACGACCTTTCGTTGCCGATCCAGCACGGACATTTCTACTGGAGCGACCATTACCCGGATTCGCACCTGTTCGCCGACGCGGAAAACCTGCGCCTGCGACATGAGCCGAATTTCCTGCTGGTGCACCCCATGAACATCGACGACGCCGGGCACAAGCACGGCCTCGACACCCCGCAATACCGCAACAGCGCCCGCTTCGCCGACATCTTCCTCGCCGACTACCTGCAAGGCTGGCTCGACGCCGGTTACCAGGTGCTGGTGACCGCCGACCACGGCATGAACAACGACCGCTCCCACAACGGCCTGCTGCCGGAAGAACGCGAGGTGCCGCTGTTCGTCCTCGGTGACGCATTCAGTTTCAATGCCGGGGCCACACCGAAACAGACGGAAATCTGCGGCACCGTCTGCGAACTGCTGGGCGTGGCCCACGACAAACCCGTTTGCCGGGAGCTGCTCAAGTGA
- a CDS encoding ABC transporter permease, with protein sequence MTRGKWLAALCLVPFALFFIVFEIAPLTWVIINSLESEESGWGLANFTRIFSSKFYLQAIQYSLEISFWSSVFGIIIAVLGAYSLRRVDSKLRNFVNAFANMTSNFSGVPLAFAFIILLGFNGSITIMLKQAGIIQDFNLYSKTGLIILYTYFQIPLGVLLLYPAFDALREDWRESAELLGANGWQFWRHIGLPVLTPALLGTFVILLANALGAYATVYALTTGNFNVMTIRIAAMVSGDISLDPNLASALAVVLVALMTLVTVVHQLLLKRSYHVSR encoded by the coding sequence ATGACTCGCGGCAAATGGCTGGCAGCCTTGTGCCTGGTGCCCTTCGCACTGTTCTTCATCGTGTTCGAAATCGCCCCGCTGACCTGGGTAATTATCAACAGCCTGGAATCGGAAGAGTCCGGCTGGGGCCTGGCCAACTTCACCCGGATCTTCAGCTCGAAGTTCTACTTGCAGGCGATCCAGTACAGCCTCGAGATCAGTTTCTGGTCCAGCGTGTTCGGGATCATCATCGCTGTACTTGGCGCTTATTCCCTGCGTCGGGTCGACTCGAAGCTGCGCAACTTCGTCAACGCCTTCGCCAACATGACCAGCAACTTCTCCGGCGTGCCCCTGGCTTTCGCGTTCATTATCCTGCTGGGGTTCAACGGCAGCATCACCATCATGCTCAAGCAGGCCGGGATCATCCAGGACTTCAACCTGTACTCGAAAACCGGGCTGATCATTCTCTACACCTACTTCCAGATTCCCCTGGGCGTGCTGCTGCTCTACCCGGCCTTCGACGCCCTGCGTGAAGACTGGCGCGAGTCCGCCGAACTGCTTGGCGCCAACGGCTGGCAATTCTGGCGACACATCGGTCTGCCGGTGCTGACGCCTGCGCTGCTCGGCACGTTCGTGATCCTGCTGGCTAACGCCCTCGGCGCCTACGCCACCGTGTACGCCCTGACCACCGGCAACTTCAACGTGATGACGATCCGTATTGCGGCGATGGTCTCGGGCGACATTTCCCTGGACCCGAACCTGGCCAGCGCCCTGGCCGTGGTACTGGTGGCGTTGATGACGCTGGTGACCGTCGTGCATCAGTTGCTGTTGAAGAGGAGCTACCATGTCTCGCGCTGA
- a CDS encoding ABC transporter permease: protein MSRAELGPVGVYHRVVVYLLFAILLLPLVGTFIYSISSSWSATILPSGFSIKWYVQLWSDPRFLSAFGQSLLVCVGSLILAVVLILPLLFVVHYHFPKLDAWMNILILLPFAVPPVVSSVGLLQLYGSGPFAMVGTPWILIGCYFTVALPFMYRAITNNLQAINLHDLMDAAQLLGASTWQAAFLVVLPNLRKGLMVALLLSFSFLFGEFVFANILVGTRYETLQVYLNNMRNSSGHFTSAVVISYFFFVLVLTWAANILNKDKSE from the coding sequence ATGTCTCGCGCTGAATTGGGCCCGGTCGGTGTTTATCACCGCGTCGTGGTGTACCTGCTATTTGCCATTCTGTTGCTGCCGCTGGTCGGCACCTTTATCTACTCGATTTCCAGCAGTTGGTCGGCAACCATTCTGCCGAGCGGTTTCAGCATCAAATGGTACGTGCAGCTGTGGAGCGATCCGCGTTTCCTGAGTGCTTTCGGTCAATCGCTGCTGGTCTGCGTCGGCTCGCTGATCCTGGCGGTGGTGCTCATTCTGCCGCTGCTGTTCGTGGTGCATTACCACTTTCCGAAACTCGACGCGTGGATGAACATCCTGATCCTGCTGCCCTTCGCGGTGCCGCCGGTGGTGTCGTCGGTGGGTTTATTGCAGCTCTACGGGTCGGGGCCGTTCGCGATGGTCGGCACGCCCTGGATTCTGATCGGCTGCTATTTCACTGTGGCGCTGCCGTTCATGTACCGGGCAATTACCAACAACCTGCAAGCCATCAACCTGCACGACCTGATGGACGCTGCCCAACTGCTCGGTGCCAGCACCTGGCAAGCAGCATTCCTGGTCGTATTGCCGAATCTTCGCAAGGGTTTGATGGTGGCGTTGCTGCTGTCGTTCTCGTTCCTGTTCGGTGAGTTCGTGTTCGCCAACATCCTCGTCGGCACCCGCTACGAAACCCTGCAGGTCTACCTCAACAACATGCGTAACAGCAGCGGTCACTTCACCAGTGCGGTAGTGATTTCCTACTTCTTCTTTGTGCTGGTTCTGACCTGGGCGGCCAATATCTTGAACAAGGACAAAAGCGAATGA
- a CDS encoding ABC transporter ATP-binding protein → MSYVSVQHLQKNYAGTTVFSDINCEIQKGEFVTLLGPSGCGKSTLLRCIAGLTSVDGGKILLDGQDLVPLSPQKRGIGMVFQSYALFPNMTVEQNVAFGLRMQKVNSDDSQKRVAEVLKLVELNDFAARYPHQLSGGQCQRVALARSLVTRPRLLLLDEPLSALDARIRKHLREQIRQIQRELGLTTIFVTHDQEEALTMSDRIFLMNQGKIVQSGDAETLYTAPVDVFAAGFIGNYNLLDADSATKLLQRPITHRIAIRPEAIELSLNGELDAQVRSHSLLGNVIRYRVEARGVELVVDVLNRSAADLHPDGQRLALSIDPTALCEVA, encoded by the coding sequence ATGAGCTATGTCAGCGTCCAACATCTACAGAAAAACTACGCTGGCACCACGGTGTTCAGCGACATCAACTGCGAAATCCAGAAGGGTGAGTTCGTCACCCTCCTCGGCCCGTCCGGTTGCGGAAAATCCACGCTACTGCGTTGCATCGCCGGTCTGACTTCGGTGGATGGCGGCAAGATCCTGCTCGATGGTCAGGATCTCGTACCGCTGAGCCCGCAGAAGCGCGGGATCGGCATGGTGTTCCAGAGCTATGCCCTGTTCCCCAATATGACCGTTGAGCAAAACGTCGCCTTCGGTTTGCGCATGCAAAAGGTCAACAGCGACGACAGCCAGAAGCGCGTCGCCGAAGTATTGAAACTGGTGGAGCTGAATGACTTCGCCGCACGTTACCCGCATCAACTGTCCGGCGGTCAATGTCAGCGAGTCGCGCTCGCGCGCTCGTTGGTGACTCGTCCACGTCTGTTGTTGCTGGACGAACCGCTGTCGGCCCTCGATGCGCGCATCCGCAAGCACTTGCGCGAGCAGATCCGTCAGATTCAGCGCGAGCTGGGCCTGACCACGATCTTCGTCACACACGACCAGGAAGAAGCGCTGACCATGTCTGACCGGATTTTCCTGATGAATCAGGGAAAAATCGTACAGAGTGGCGACGCCGAAACCCTGTACACGGCGCCCGTGGATGTTTTTGCGGCCGGCTTCATCGGCAACTACAACCTGCTGGACGCCGACAGCGCCACGAAGCTGCTGCAACGACCGATCACCCATCGCATCGCGATTCGTCCGGAAGCCATCGAACTGAGCCTGAATGGCGAACTCGATGCACAAGTGCGCAGCCACAGCCTGCTGGGTAACGTGATCCGCTACCGGGTCGAGGCCCGGGGCGTGGAACTGGTGGTGGATGTGCTCAACCGCTCGGCGGCCGATCTGCATCCCGATGGTCAGCGTCTGGCGCTTTCCATCGATCCGACGGCCCTGTGTGAGGTAGCCTGA
- a CDS encoding HAD family hydrolase: protein MALAIFDLDETLIHGDCATLWSEQMGRLGWVDPESFMRQNNELMDAYSHGKLRMEDYMTFSLEPMIGRTPEEIDHLVGPWVEDFIEPIIFSDATKAIAAHRKAGDRILVISASGTHLVRPIADRLGIDEILGIELEVLHGVYSGHTVGTLTYREGKITRLLEWLDAEEENLEGASFYSDSRNDLPLLLKVEFPHVVNPDPVLLEHAEKAGWPIHTWK, encoded by the coding sequence ATGGCCCTGGCAATTTTTGATCTGGACGAAACCCTGATCCACGGCGACTGCGCCACCCTCTGGAGCGAGCAAATGGGTCGCCTGGGCTGGGTCGATCCCGAGTCGTTCATGCGTCAGAACAACGAACTGATGGACGCTTACAGCCACGGCAAGCTGCGCATGGAGGATTACATGACCTTCAGCCTCGAACCGATGATCGGCAGGACGCCGGAAGAGATCGATCATCTGGTGGGGCCGTGGGTGGAAGACTTCATCGAGCCGATCATCTTCAGCGACGCCACCAAGGCCATTGCCGCGCACCGCAAAGCGGGTGACCGGATTCTGGTGATCTCGGCGTCGGGTACGCACCTGGTCAGGCCGATTGCCGATCGCTTGGGCATCGACGAGATTCTCGGCATCGAGCTGGAAGTGTTGCATGGGGTTTATAGCGGCCACACCGTCGGCACGCTGACCTACCGCGAAGGCAAGATCACGCGCTTGCTGGAATGGCTGGATGCGGAAGAGGAAAACCTGGAAGGCGCAAGTTTCTACTCGGATTCACGCAATGATTTGCCGTTGTTGTTGAAGGTAGAATTCCCACACGTAGTAAACCCTGATCCTGTATTGCTCGAACACGCCGAAAAAGCCGGCTGGCCGATCCATACCTGGAAGTAA
- a CDS encoding zinc-binding dehydrogenase translates to MKALQGVEGRVEWLEEPSPTCDVGQVRIRVAAAGLNRADLLQKAGLYPPPPGASQVLGLECSGVISEVGPGSSWQVGDRVCALLAGGGMAEEVVVDGRHVLAVPEGLSLAEAAALPEVYATVWLNLFHLAGLKPGEKVLLHAGASGIGSAAIQLCKAFGSPCWVSVGSAERLAYCEALGAQGGVVRTGDLESLSDLGPFDVILDPVGGNYAALNLKLLALDGRWVLIGLMGGRDAKLDLAQVLAKRVQLLGSTLRSRDDQFKADLFTDLSQHVWPLFAEGRLSPQLAKTFPIRDAEAAFAELATNKVAGKLVLVIDESLTRSPG, encoded by the coding sequence GTGAAAGCATTGCAAGGCGTGGAAGGTCGAGTGGAGTGGCTTGAAGAGCCCAGTCCTACATGTGATGTAGGGCAAGTTCGCATTCGGGTGGCGGCAGCGGGCCTCAATCGCGCCGATTTGTTACAGAAGGCGGGACTTTATCCGCCACCGCCGGGGGCCAGTCAGGTACTGGGGCTGGAGTGTTCCGGGGTGATCAGCGAGGTCGGCCCGGGCTCGTCCTGGCAGGTCGGTGATCGGGTCTGCGCCTTGCTGGCCGGGGGCGGGATGGCCGAAGAGGTGGTTGTCGACGGACGGCATGTGCTGGCGGTGCCGGAAGGATTGTCCCTGGCCGAGGCGGCAGCGCTACCCGAAGTCTATGCGACCGTTTGGTTAAATTTATTTCATCTGGCCGGGCTCAAGCCTGGTGAGAAAGTTCTGCTGCACGCCGGAGCAAGTGGAATCGGTTCAGCCGCCATTCAGTTGTGCAAGGCGTTTGGCAGCCCGTGCTGGGTCAGCGTCGGTTCCGCCGAGCGGCTGGCCTACTGCGAGGCACTGGGTGCTCAGGGGGGCGTTGTGCGTACCGGAGACCTGGAGAGCTTGAGCGACCTTGGGCCGTTCGATGTGATCCTCGACCCGGTCGGCGGCAACTACGCCGCACTGAACCTGAAACTGCTGGCACTCGATGGCCGTTGGGTGTTGATCGGCTTGATGGGCGGCCGTGACGCGAAGCTGGATCTGGCGCAGGTGCTGGCCAAGCGTGTGCAACTGCTGGGTTCGACGTTGCGAAGTCGTGACGATCAGTTCAAGGCGGATCTGTTCACTGATTTGAGCCAGCATGTCTGGCCGCTGTTTGCCGAAGGGCGGTTGAGTCCGCAGTTGGCGAAGACGTTCCCGATCAGGGATGCGGAAGCGGCGTTTGCCGAGTTGGCGACCAATAAGGTGGCGGGGAAGTTGGTGCTGGTGATCGACGAGAGCCTTACTCGATCCCCAGGCTAA